In Priestia megaterium NBRC 15308 = ATCC 14581, the following proteins share a genomic window:
- a CDS encoding formate--tetrahydrofolate ligase, which yields MTTKKQIKSDLQIAQEATIKPIKEIAEQLDILEGELEPYGHYKAKLSLSVMERLHTKQDGKVILVTAINPTPAGEGKSTVTVGLAQALHRLGKKAIVAMREPSLGPVMGIKGGAAGGGYAQVLPMEDINLHFTGDLHAITTANNALAAILDNHIHQGNELRIDTRKITWKRVVDLNDRALRQVVVGLGGPMQGVPREDGFDITVASEIMAIFCLASDLQDLKRRLASIVVAYNIDNEPVTVADLGAQGALTLLLKDAIKPNLVQTLEHTPALIHGGPFANIAHGCNSVIATKMAAKLGDYVVTEAGFGADLGAEKFLNIKARMADIKPETVVIVATIRALKMHGGVPKERLNEENIEALEAGIENLEKHIETIQAFGVPYVVAVNRFVTDSKDEVEALMNWCASKNVPVALTEVWEKGGEGGVMLAEKILEVMNEIESQFSPLYDVSASIQEKVEAIAKTVYGAQGVDFAPKALKQIQQFEANGWDHLPICMAKTQYSLSDDQTKLGRPTDFKITVREFRPSLGAGFLVALTGSIMTMPGLPKKPAALNMDIDENGHALGIF from the coding sequence ATGACAACTAAGAAGCAAATAAAAAGTGATTTGCAAATTGCACAAGAGGCAACGATTAAACCGATTAAAGAGATTGCCGAGCAGCTAGATATTTTAGAGGGCGAGTTAGAGCCGTACGGACATTATAAAGCAAAGCTTTCTTTGTCCGTTATGGAACGTTTACACACAAAACAAGATGGAAAAGTGATTTTAGTTACAGCTATTAATCCAACTCCAGCAGGAGAAGGGAAGTCGACAGTGACGGTTGGCTTAGCTCAGGCATTACATAGATTAGGTAAAAAAGCGATTGTAGCCATGCGTGAACCATCTCTTGGTCCGGTAATGGGAATTAAAGGAGGTGCCGCTGGAGGCGGTTATGCTCAAGTGCTTCCAATGGAGGATATTAACTTGCACTTTACCGGAGACCTGCATGCCATCACAACAGCTAACAATGCGCTGGCAGCTATTTTAGATAACCATATACATCAAGGCAATGAATTGCGTATTGATACACGTAAAATCACGTGGAAACGAGTGGTGGATTTAAACGACCGCGCGCTGCGTCAGGTTGTCGTTGGGTTAGGTGGTCCGATGCAAGGTGTTCCTCGAGAAGATGGATTTGATATTACGGTTGCATCAGAAATTATGGCTATTTTCTGCTTAGCGTCAGATTTACAAGACTTGAAGCGTCGCTTAGCGTCTATTGTGGTAGCTTATAACATAGACAATGAGCCTGTAACGGTTGCAGACTTAGGTGCACAAGGAGCGCTTACTCTTCTTTTAAAAGATGCGATTAAACCAAACCTTGTACAGACGTTGGAACATACTCCAGCCCTCATTCACGGAGGTCCTTTTGCTAATATTGCCCACGGCTGCAATAGCGTCATTGCAACAAAAATGGCTGCAAAACTAGGCGACTATGTAGTAACGGAAGCGGGATTTGGGGCAGATTTAGGCGCAGAAAAATTCCTAAATATTAAAGCTCGTATGGCAGATATTAAACCAGAAACGGTAGTAATCGTTGCGACAATTCGCGCTCTGAAAATGCATGGAGGCGTTCCTAAAGAGCGTTTAAATGAAGAAAACATTGAGGCTTTAGAAGCGGGAATTGAAAATCTTGAAAAACATATTGAAACGATTCAGGCATTCGGCGTTCCTTATGTTGTAGCCGTGAACCGCTTTGTAACAGATTCAAAAGATGAAGTAGAAGCGCTTATGAATTGGTGTGCTTCAAAGAATGTTCCCGTTGCTTTAACAGAAGTATGGGAAAAAGGTGGAGAAGGCGGCGTCATGCTTGCTGAAAAAATTCTTGAAGTCATGAACGAGATAGAAAGTCAGTTTTCGCCTCTTTACGATGTGTCAGCTTCGATTCAAGAAAAAGTAGAAGCTATTGCTAAAACCGTCTACGGAGCACAAGGCGTAGATTTTGCTCCAAAAGCGTTAAAGCAAATACAGCAATTTGAAGCAAACGGATGGGATCACCTGCCAATCTGTATGGCCAAAACACAGTATTCGTTAAGTGATGATCAGACGAAGCTTGGGCGACCAACTGATTTTAAGATTACGGTGAGGGAATTCCGTCCTTCGCTCGGAGCTGGCTTTCTCGTTGCGCTAACAGGTTCAATTATGACAATGCCTGGACTTCCAAAAAAACCTGCTGCGCTCAATATGGATATTGACGAGAATGGACATGCACTAGGGATTTTTTAA
- a CDS encoding glutathione peroxidase: protein MSVYEYSAKTIKDEDVSLSNYQGDVLLIVNTASKCGFTPQYKDLQALYEEEKENGLTVLGFPCNQFGGQEPGSSNDIEQFCELNYGVSFPMFAKVDVKGEHAHPLFTYLAEQAPGLLGSKGIKWNFTKFLVNRQGEVVKRYAPQTAPKDIQKDIKELL, encoded by the coding sequence ATGAGCGTGTATGAATACTCTGCAAAAACAATTAAAGACGAAGACGTATCGCTATCTAACTATCAAGGTGACGTGCTGTTGATTGTGAATACAGCTAGCAAATGCGGCTTCACCCCTCAATATAAAGATTTGCAGGCGCTGTACGAAGAAGAAAAAGAAAATGGCCTAACGGTTTTAGGTTTTCCTTGCAATCAGTTCGGTGGTCAAGAGCCAGGAAGTTCAAATGATATTGAACAATTTTGTGAGTTAAACTATGGCGTTTCGTTTCCGATGTTTGCAAAAGTAGATGTAAAAGGGGAGCACGCACACCCGTTATTTACATACTTAGCAGAACAAGCACCGGGCCTGCTAGGTTCCAAAGGGATAAAATGGAATTTTACAAAGTTTTTAGTGAATCGTCAAGGTGAAGTCGTGAAGCGATACGCACCTCAAACTGCACCAAAAGATATTCAAAAAGATATAAAAGAATTGCTGTAA
- a CDS encoding HD domain-containing protein translates to MNKIAETEKWVQAKLANDTTGHDWQHIDRVRRNAVLLYKKEGGNREVIELAALLHDVVDDKLVEDVEKAYEEVWEWLKSHQVEEENCKHIVHILQTMSFKGGNRPAMATLEGQIVQDADRLDAIGAIGIARTFMYAGAKGTALYDENIAVRSEMTEEEYRHGKSTAIAHFYEKLLKLTALMNTQTARSLAQERHTYMKEFLVQFKKEWNYHYENADC, encoded by the coding sequence ATGAATAAAATAGCGGAAACGGAAAAGTGGGTTCAAGCAAAGCTTGCGAACGACACGACGGGTCATGACTGGCAGCATATCGATCGCGTGCGTCGAAATGCAGTGCTTTTATATAAAAAAGAAGGCGGCAATCGGGAAGTTATCGAACTAGCTGCACTTTTACACGATGTTGTAGATGATAAGCTAGTGGAAGATGTTGAAAAGGCGTACGAAGAAGTGTGGGAGTGGCTGAAGAGTCATCAGGTAGAAGAAGAGAACTGCAAGCATATCGTTCACATTTTACAAACGATGTCATTTAAAGGCGGAAACCGTCCGGCTATGGCTACGCTTGAGGGTCAAATTGTTCAAGATGCAGATCGTTTAGATGCGATCGGTGCAATTGGTATCGCACGTACGTTTATGTATGCAGGTGCTAAAGGCACGGCTTTGTATGATGAAAACATTGCTGTACGAAGTGAGATGACGGAAGAAGAATACAGACACGGGAAATCAACGGCTATTGCACATTTTTATGAAAAGTTATTAAAGCTCACTGCGTTAATGAATACTCAAACAGCACGGTCTCTAGCGCAAGAGCGACATACATATATGAAAGAATTTTTAGTTCAATTTAAGAAAGAGTGGAATTATCATTATGAAAATGCTGACTGTTGA
- a CDS encoding ABC-F family ATP-binding cassette domain-containing protein produces the protein MKMLTVENLTKTYGEKELFHQLTFTITENERIGLIGVNGTGKSTLLKIIAGLELGDEGDIVHAKDYSVTYLPQHPDFDEDLTVLEQVFSGDTPLLNLLKNYELALYALEQDSANEKNQQTLYDLQQKMDAMNAWEANSNAQSILTKLGISNMSAKIGELSGGQKKRVSIAQSLIQTPDLLILDEPTNHLDYETVKWIEEYLSKYQGAVLLVTHDRYFLDAVTNRIFELDGGNLYSYKGNYAAFLEGKAIREEQEKATQAKLSNLYRNELAWIRRGAKARTTKQKARIQRFDELEGKLDSSEKESLDLSLAGSRLGKKVFELKDVSKTYENKIILSDFTHIVKKQDRIGIVGKNGSGKSTLLNMIAGRIEPDSGEIDRGQTVKVAYYTQESDDMDLNQRMLDYIKESAEVVHTTDGKMISASQMLERFLFPSHTHGTPIQKLSGGERRRLYLLKLLMTSPNVLLLDEPTNDLDTQTLTVLEDYLEEFPGVVITVSHDRYFLDKVADYLLVFEGEGNISIYFGAYTDQLEEAMKKKQAIVQQAKVKEEKPKQPEKTKKRRLTYKEQKEWEEIEGNIAAKEEEIERLTSEIEQVGSDYTKAHNLSLEQEKANEELSTLLDRWAELSELIEEIENA, from the coding sequence ATGAAAATGCTGACTGTTGAAAACTTAACAAAAACATATGGAGAAAAAGAGCTGTTTCATCAGCTAACATTTACAATTACGGAAAATGAGCGAATCGGCTTAATCGGTGTAAACGGAACAGGAAAATCGACGCTTCTTAAAATTATCGCAGGTCTAGAGCTCGGAGACGAAGGAGATATTGTTCATGCTAAAGACTACAGCGTGACCTATTTACCTCAGCATCCTGATTTTGATGAGGACTTAACGGTTTTGGAGCAAGTTTTCAGCGGAGATACGCCTCTTCTTAACTTACTAAAAAACTATGAGCTAGCTCTGTATGCGTTAGAGCAAGATTCTGCAAACGAGAAAAACCAGCAAACGTTGTACGATTTACAGCAGAAAATGGATGCGATGAACGCGTGGGAAGCTAATTCTAACGCACAGTCGATCTTAACGAAGCTGGGAATTTCAAATATGAGTGCAAAAATCGGTGAGCTTTCAGGTGGACAGAAAAAGCGCGTGTCAATTGCGCAAAGCCTAATTCAAACACCTGATTTATTAATTTTAGATGAGCCGACTAACCACTTGGATTATGAGACGGTTAAATGGATCGAAGAATATTTATCCAAATATCAAGGAGCCGTATTGCTTGTTACTCATGATCGCTATTTCTTGGATGCTGTTACAAACCGAATTTTCGAGTTAGACGGTGGGAATTTATATAGCTATAAAGGAAACTATGCTGCTTTTCTAGAAGGAAAAGCGATTCGAGAAGAGCAGGAAAAGGCAACTCAAGCAAAATTAAGCAACTTATATCGCAATGAATTGGCTTGGATTCGCCGAGGAGCAAAAGCGCGTACGACTAAGCAAAAAGCGCGTATTCAACGATTTGATGAATTAGAGGGGAAGCTCGATTCTTCTGAAAAAGAATCACTGGATTTAAGTTTAGCAGGCAGCCGCCTTGGGAAAAAAGTGTTTGAATTAAAAGATGTGTCTAAGACGTATGAAAATAAAATCATTCTTTCAGACTTTACGCACATTGTGAAAAAACAAGACCGGATTGGAATTGTCGGAAAAAATGGAAGCGGAAAGTCTACACTTTTGAATATGATTGCAGGGCGAATTGAGCCGGATAGCGGTGAAATTGACAGAGGACAAACGGTTAAAGTTGCTTACTATACCCAAGAAAGCGACGATATGGACTTAAATCAACGCATGCTTGATTATATTAAAGAATCGGCAGAAGTTGTGCATACGACGGATGGGAAAATGATCTCTGCGTCGCAAATGCTCGAGAGATTTCTATTTCCTTCACATACGCACGGAACACCAATTCAAAAGTTGTCCGGAGGAGAGCGCCGTCGTTTATACTTATTGAAATTATTAATGACATCGCCAAATGTTTTGCTTCTAGATGAGCCGACTAATGATTTGGATACTCAAACGCTAACGGTGCTTGAAGACTACCTCGAAGAATTTCCAGGTGTCGTTATCACCGTATCACATGATCGCTATTTCTTGGATAAAGTAGCAGATTACTTACTAGTTTTTGAAGGAGAAGGAAACATTTCGATTTATTTTGGCGCTTATACGGATCAATTGGAAGAAGCGATGAAGAAGAAACAGGCAATAGTTCAGCAGGCTAAAGTGAAAGAAGAAAAGCCAAAACAGCCGGAGAAAACGAAAAAGCGTCGCTTAACGTATAAAGAACAAAAAGAATGGGAAGAAATCGAAGGTAATATTGCAGCAAAAGAAGAAGAAATTGAACGCTTAACAAGTGAAATTGAACAGGTGGGCAGTGATTATACAAAAGCGCATAACCTATCGTTAGAACAAGAAAAAGCAAATGAAGAATTAAGTACACTGCTTGATCGCTGGGCAGAGCTTTCAGAGCTGATTGAAGAAATTGAAAACGCGTAA
- a CDS encoding conserved virulence factor C family protein, with translation MNIKSIEPTPSPNTMKINLDEVLSGGKSNNYTEKNAEAAPEVVQDILKVEGVKGVYHVADFLAVERNAKYDWKQILPQVRAAFGEDLQSNSEQHKMNEHFGEVNVSVQMFKNVPMQVKLTDGNEEKRFGLPERFAKAVAELQSFSDNVVLERKWKEQGVRYGELAAIGDEVVEELAAAYPQERLTRLVANAQEEKEGGKVVQPRKTYKVTEEMLEDKDWSVRYAHLEQMDPTEADLDVLNKALDDEKASIRRLATVYLGMIESKTVLPYLYKALKDKSVTVRRTAGDCMSDLGFEEGIPAMCEALSDKNKLVRWRAAMYLYEVGDETALPALKAAENDKEFEVDLQIKLAIERIEGGEEAKGSVWKQMTESRKA, from the coding sequence ATGAACATTAAATCAATTGAGCCAACGCCAAGTCCGAATACAATGAAAATTAATTTAGACGAAGTGTTATCAGGCGGAAAAAGCAATAACTATACGGAAAAGAATGCTGAAGCGGCCCCGGAAGTTGTTCAAGATATTTTAAAAGTAGAAGGGGTAAAAGGAGTCTACCACGTAGCGGACTTCTTAGCAGTAGAGCGAAATGCCAAATATGATTGGAAGCAAATTTTGCCGCAAGTTCGTGCAGCGTTTGGTGAAGATTTGCAAAGTAACAGTGAACAACACAAAATGAATGAGCATTTTGGTGAAGTCAATGTGTCCGTTCAAATGTTCAAAAACGTACCGATGCAAGTCAAATTAACGGACGGAAATGAAGAAAAGCGTTTTGGCCTGCCCGAACGATTCGCAAAAGCGGTAGCAGAGCTTCAAAGCTTTTCAGATAATGTAGTGTTAGAACGGAAATGGAAAGAACAAGGCGTTCGTTACGGAGAGTTAGCGGCTATCGGAGACGAAGTAGTCGAAGAATTAGCAGCAGCATATCCTCAAGAAAGATTAACTCGCCTTGTAGCCAATGCACAAGAAGAAAAAGAAGGCGGAAAAGTTGTACAGCCGCGTAAAACCTATAAAGTTACAGAAGAGATGCTAGAAGACAAAGATTGGTCAGTGCGCTATGCTCATTTAGAACAAATGGATCCGACAGAAGCTGATTTAGACGTTTTAAATAAAGCGCTTGATGATGAAAAAGCATCTATTCGCCGCTTAGCTACCGTCTATTTAGGAATGATTGAATCAAAAACGGTACTACCTTATTTATACAAAGCATTAAAAGATAAATCAGTCACTGTGCGCCGTACTGCTGGAGACTGCATGTCAGATTTAGGCTTTGAAGAAGGTATTCCGGCAATGTGTGAAGCTCTTAGTGATAAAAACAAGCTTGTGCGCTGGCGTGCAGCTATGTATTTATACGAAGTAGGGGACGAGACAGCTCTTCCTGCATTAAAAGCAGCAGAGAATGATAAAGAATTTGAGGTAGACTTACAAATCAAGCTAGCGATCGAACGTATCGAAGGCGGAGAAGAAGCAAAAGGTTCTGTTTGGAAACAAATGACAGAAAGCAGAAAAGCATAA
- a CDS encoding polysaccharide deacetylase family protein produces the protein MNQRFKPNQRFKPNKRFYAFLSLVLVIVASLFFITEAKGSESASSQQVLASTALPLKEAASSAQPEKLLNTLHHNMYVGNTVNDQNQALTQPVYLTFDDGPTPDTLHILDALRQYNVKATFFMLKHQIDAHPEIAKKVAQEGHAIGCHGVSHDIHVMYSKDGAALKEMQECQATVKKVTGVDSKLIRVPYGSVPYLKEPHRTELLSHFKLWDWNVDSEDWALRSAPRIIQGLEPHIQGVNSNGRTPVILFHDKSFTAQSLPTILTYLKQSGYQPIKIDNTMQPMQFPTATAKQS, from the coding sequence TTGAACCAGCGATTTAAACCGAACCAACGATTTAAGCCAAACAAACGATTTTATGCATTTCTGTCTTTAGTGTTAGTGATTGTCGCTTCTTTGTTTTTTATTACAGAAGCCAAAGGAAGTGAATCTGCTTCATCTCAGCAAGTCTTAGCATCTACTGCATTGCCGCTGAAAGAAGCTGCATCTTCAGCACAGCCTGAGAAGCTGCTTAATACACTTCACCATAATATGTATGTAGGAAATACGGTGAACGATCAAAATCAAGCTCTTACACAGCCTGTTTATCTTACGTTTGACGATGGTCCAACACCTGATACTCTTCATATTTTAGATGCTTTGCGTCAATATAACGTAAAAGCAACTTTCTTTATGTTAAAGCATCAAATTGACGCTCACCCTGAAATTGCTAAAAAAGTAGCACAAGAAGGTCATGCCATCGGCTGTCACGGCGTCTCCCATGATATTCATGTCATGTATAGTAAAGACGGCGCTGCGCTAAAAGAAATGCAGGAGTGTCAAGCAACAGTTAAGAAAGTAACCGGTGTTGACAGTAAGTTAATCCGCGTTCCTTACGGCAGCGTTCCTTATTTAAAAGAGCCACACCGTACAGAGTTGCTAAGCCACTTTAAATTATGGGACTGGAATGTAGACAGTGAAGACTGGGCACTTCGTTCTGCACCTAGAATTATTCAGGGCCTTGAACCTCATATTCAAGGGGTTAACTCCAATGGAAGAACACCCGTCATTTTATTTCATGACAAATCCTTTACTGCACAGTCTCTGCCGACTATTTTGACTTACTTAAAACAGTCCGGCTATCAGCCTATTAAAATTGATAACACCATGCAGCCTATGCAGTTTCCAACTGCTACTGCAAAGCAGTCATAA
- a CDS encoding BrxA/BrxB family bacilliredoxin: MSMAYEEYMRQLVKPMRQELTQAGYEELTTEEAVVDFMENVEGTTFVVVNSVCGCAAGLARPAATQAYLQSEQKPNQVVTVFAGQDKEATAKMREYFGDIEPSSPSMALLKGKEVVHFIPRHEIEGQPLEVIFENILNGFKQHCS; encoded by the coding sequence ATGTCAATGGCATATGAAGAATATATGCGTCAGTTAGTTAAACCAATGCGTCAAGAATTAACTCAAGCTGGTTATGAAGAATTAACAACAGAAGAAGCAGTAGTTGATTTTATGGAAAATGTTGAAGGAACAACTTTTGTTGTCGTTAATTCAGTTTGTGGGTGTGCTGCTGGTTTAGCACGTCCTGCAGCGACACAAGCGTATTTACAGTCTGAGCAAAAACCAAATCAAGTGGTAACAGTTTTTGCCGGTCAAGATAAGGAAGCAACAGCTAAAATGCGTGAATATTTTGGGGACATTGAGCCTTCATCACCGTCTATGGCGCTTTTAAAAGGAAAAGAAGTCGTTCATTTTATTCCTCGACACGAAATTGAAGGTCAGCCGTTAGAAGTTATTTTTGAAAACATTTTAAATGGTTTTAAGCAGCACTGTTCATAA
- a CDS encoding class I SAM-dependent methyltransferase yields MKVIVTTAGRTNEQMIVKAKQVATDLSIPFVTREKKSVADLQNLQAADVLVVGKNRVELHVQNEEEPIFFHPNSAMFRVKRWLRGERDPFIEAASLEKGMSVLDCTLGLASDSMMASAAVGKSGKVVGLEGNRYVAYLVKQGLLNWESDVQELNDAMKRINVVHQNFESFLACCEDNSFDVVYFDPMFQEQIEESNGINGIKAIALYTTLTPMAIQEAKRVAKQKVVLKDHWKSSRFEEHGFTVQKRKTSKFHYGTIDIQK; encoded by the coding sequence ATGAAAGTGATTGTTACGACTGCTGGTCGAACAAATGAACAGATGATTGTAAAAGCCAAACAAGTAGCCACTGATTTAAGTATACCTTTTGTAACAAGAGAGAAGAAATCCGTTGCAGATCTTCAGAATCTTCAAGCTGCAGACGTGCTGGTTGTCGGTAAGAATAGAGTAGAATTGCATGTCCAAAATGAAGAGGAGCCTATTTTTTTTCATCCAAATTCCGCTATGTTTAGAGTGAAGAGATGGCTGCGAGGAGAACGTGATCCGTTTATTGAAGCTGCTAGTTTGGAAAAAGGAATGAGCGTGCTTGACTGTACACTTGGTCTTGCATCGGATAGTATGATGGCGAGCGCAGCGGTAGGGAAAAGCGGAAAAGTTGTCGGACTAGAAGGCAACCGCTATGTAGCTTATTTAGTCAAACAAGGACTCTTAAATTGGGAAAGTGACGTACAAGAGTTGAATGATGCAATGAAGCGTATAAACGTGGTTCATCAAAATTTTGAATCGTTTTTGGCGTGTTGTGAAGATAATTCTTTTGATGTTGTCTACTTTGATCCTATGTTTCAAGAGCAAATTGAGGAATCGAATGGAATTAACGGTATTAAAGCAATAGCACTGTATACCACGCTGACGCCCATGGCTATACAAGAAGCAAAAAGAGTAGCCAAACAAAAGGTCGTGCTAAAAGATCATTGGAAAAGCAGTCGTTTTGAAGAGCATGGATTTACCGTGCAAAAACGAAAAACATCAAAATTTCATTACGGGACAATTGATATACAAAAATAA
- a CDS encoding YpjP family protein, with amino-acid sequence MPRWIKRMLVVFITVFTFGLVTPPEYLYVDDAKADKQHKAGYVRETTPVTAVIEDIHLPYEEPKYEDVSSFVTYAMESAEKQSVEKFGTKIGPVIEDEFRQAVLPKIEEVLTDIGTEREQSIQNLEISEHPAAGYGEKIFHVYDRETGQDLIRFHVRRENPPKDGYWFNFHYHAAADNFQKHYDLGKIYWNRNMPPKWFS; translated from the coding sequence ATGCCTAGATGGATAAAAAGAATGCTAGTTGTATTTATTACAGTATTTACATTTGGGCTTGTCACTCCACCAGAATATTTATACGTTGATGATGCAAAAGCGGACAAGCAACATAAAGCAGGGTATGTAAGAGAAACAACTCCTGTCACAGCTGTTATAGAAGATATTCATTTGCCATATGAAGAACCAAAATATGAAGACGTTTCATCATTTGTTACGTATGCAATGGAATCAGCTGAAAAACAGTCAGTGGAAAAATTCGGAACAAAAATTGGACCTGTCATTGAAGATGAATTTCGTCAAGCAGTGTTACCTAAAATTGAAGAAGTGCTGACCGACATTGGCACTGAACGTGAACAGTCAATTCAGAATCTCGAGATAAGCGAGCATCCTGCTGCTGGCTACGGTGAAAAGATTTTCCATGTATATGACCGGGAAACCGGTCAGGACTTAATACGATTTCATGTACGGCGTGAAAATCCTCCAAAAGATGGATACTGGTTTAATTTTCACTATCATGCGGCTGCAGATAATTTTCAGAAGCATTATGATTTAGGGAAAATTTATTGGAACCGAAACATGCCGCCTAAATGGTTTAGCTGA
- a CDS encoding thioredoxin family protein codes for MKQFTEEKQFREQIKNETLSVGIFTTTWCPDCKRLDMFIDEIVDENTDKAWFKIDKDEFEELSAENNVMGIPSLLVYKNGEKIAHLHSANAKTPEAVREFLATL; via the coding sequence ATGAAACAATTTACGGAAGAAAAACAATTTCGCGAACAAATTAAGAACGAAACACTAAGCGTTGGGATTTTTACGACAACGTGGTGTCCTGATTGCAAACGTTTGGATATGTTCATTGATGAAATCGTTGATGAAAATACAGATAAAGCATGGTTTAAAATTGACAAGGATGAGTTTGAAGAACTTTCTGCTGAAAACAATGTAATGGGTATTCCTTCTCTTCTTGTATATAAAAACGGTGAAAAAATTGCACACTTGCACAGTGCAAATGCTAAAACGCCTGAAGCGGTCCGTGAATTTTTAGCAACTCTTTAA
- a CDS encoding ABC transporter substrate-binding protein: MKKWLSYSIIALLVIVLAACGAGSQSNSDKKTKQDTAQTSQAAFPVKVKDARDKEITLKKQPKKIVSLMPSNTEIVYALGLEKELVGVTSNDDYPKSVKKKAQVGDMNVNAEKVIALNPDLVLAHASSMGVSDEVFKQIESAGIPVFVVKDSTTFDTVYDSITQIGKLTGKTKEANQTIKDMKEKVASIEKKAKTISKEDRKKVWIEVSGAPEIYTTGKGTFMNEMLTMIGADNVAASEKGWVKFSEEQVVKLNPDVIIATYDADKNEIMKRPAWSSMTAVKEGNIEKVDQNKINRLGPRIVDGLEDLAKAVYPEVYNK; encoded by the coding sequence ATGAAAAAATGGCTTTCGTATTCCATTATTGCACTGTTAGTCATCGTACTTGCTGCATGCGGTGCAGGCAGCCAAAGCAACAGTGATAAAAAAACGAAGCAAGATACGGCACAAACGTCACAAGCTGCATTTCCAGTGAAGGTAAAAGACGCGCGTGATAAAGAAATTACGTTGAAAAAACAGCCTAAGAAAATTGTTTCCTTAATGCCAAGTAATACGGAAATTGTATATGCCCTTGGCCTTGAAAAAGAATTAGTCGGTGTTACAAGCAACGATGATTATCCTAAAAGCGTAAAGAAAAAAGCGCAGGTAGGAGATATGAACGTTAATGCGGAAAAAGTTATTGCTTTAAATCCTGATTTAGTGCTAGCACACGCTTCAAGTATGGGCGTTTCGGATGAAGTATTTAAACAAATTGAAAGTGCGGGTATTCCGGTATTTGTTGTAAAAGATTCAACAACGTTTGACACGGTTTATGATTCTATTACGCAAATCGGTAAATTAACAGGTAAAACAAAAGAAGCTAATCAAACAATTAAAGACATGAAAGAAAAAGTAGCTTCAATTGAGAAAAAAGCAAAAACGATTTCAAAAGAAGATCGTAAAAAAGTATGGATAGAGGTATCAGGAGCTCCTGAGATTTATACAACAGGAAAAGGTACGTTCATGAACGAAATGCTTACTATGATCGGTGCTGATAACGTAGCGGCTAGTGAAAAGGGTTGGGTTAAGTTTTCTGAAGAGCAAGTTGTTAAGTTAAACCCTGACGTTATTATCGCAACGTATGATGCAGATAAAAATGAGATTATGAAGCGTCCCGCTTGGAGCAGCATGACTGCTGTAAAAGAGGGTAACATCGAGAAGGTTGATCAAAACAAAATCAACCGCTTAGGACCTCGTATTGTAGATGGCTTAGAGGACTTAGCAAAAGCAGTATACCCTGAGGTGTACAATAAATAA
- a CDS encoding adenosylcobinamide amidohydrolase, producing the protein MKTETSYKTYSSGVLGTGITETDTFYNRFVHKDYYSDTPSLEYEQYLMKENVRHEQIVGLMTAVWLKERAIYCYEGYGVRVASVITAGVGNAVDITADEAVPFYSSPGTINMFFFVEGTLTDAAFLQLFIAATEAKTKTLSQLGVIDPATKTIATGTSTDSISVAASQQGPLYEYAGSMTALGQAVAKLVKISLEQGLKGKR; encoded by the coding sequence ATGAAAACCGAGACTTCTTATAAAACATACAGCTCAGGGGTTTTAGGAACAGGCATTACGGAAACGGACACCTTTTACAATCGATTTGTTCACAAAGACTATTATTCAGATACTCCTTCTTTGGAGTATGAGCAATATTTGATGAAAGAAAATGTGCGCCATGAGCAAATCGTAGGGTTAATGACAGCCGTTTGGTTAAAAGAAAGAGCGATTTACTGTTATGAAGGCTACGGAGTAAGAGTAGCTTCCGTGATAACGGCTGGAGTAGGAAACGCAGTAGATATTACAGCTGACGAAGCTGTCCCGTTCTATTCTTCTCCCGGTACAATTAATATGTTTTTTTTCGTGGAAGGTACGCTTACGGATGCAGCGTTTTTACAGCTTTTTATTGCGGCCACAGAAGCTAAAACAAAAACGCTGTCACAGCTGGGTGTCATAGATCCGGCTACAAAGACGATTGCTACGGGGACATCTACGGACAGCATCTCAGTTGCAGCGTCTCAGCAAGGACCATTATATGAATATGCAGGCTCTATGACCGCTTTAGGGCAAGCGGTAGCCAAGCTGGTGAAAATAAGCTTAGAGCAGGGACTTAAGGGAAAGAGGTGA